CTAAAGGGGTTGCACCTGTGAATTCCACGTATGGGACCTTGATTGATGTTTATAGCAAAGGTGGCCTCAAAGAAGAAGCTCTTGCTTGGCTTCAGAGGATGCAGAATCAAGGAATGGAGCCTGATGAGGTCACCATGGGGATTGTTGTTTTGTTGTACAAGAGGGGGGGAGAGTTCCGAAAAGCTGAAGAGTTCTTCCGAAGATGGATTAGAGGTGAACCTTTTAGATTAGGGGTTAGTCATAATTTTGCAGTTTATGATAAAGGATCACGTGCCAATATTTGTTTAAGCTCGAATACATATACTACCTTGATTGACACATATGGGAAGGGTGGTCAGTTTCGCGCAGCATGTGAAACTTTTGCTAGGATGATCAGACAAGGCATGACCTTGAATACAGTGACACTCAATTCAATGATTCATTTATATGGAAATTGTGGAAGGCTACAACAAGCTTGTTTGTTGTTCCAGAAAATGGGAGAGTTTCGGTGCCGACCAGACACTTGGACGTATAACATTCTCATTTCggcttatattaaaaataataatgtcaaCATGGCAGCTAAATGTCTTGCAAGGATGAAACAGTCCTGCCTTGAGCCAGATGTTGTGAGTTACCGTATCCTCTTGTGTGCATACTCGCCAAGGAAGATGGTCCAAGAAGCGGAAGAGCTTGTACGGGAGATGGATGAAAGGAATCTTGCAATTGATGATTTCACCCAATCTGCTTTGACTAGAATGTATGTAGAATCAGGTATGCTTGAGCAGTCATGGTTGTGGTTCAGGAGGTTTCACCTAGCTGGGAATATTAGTTCTGCCTGTTATTCTGCTAATATTGACGCTTATGGGGAGCGAGGGTACACTTTAGAAGCAGAGAAAGTATTTATGTGCtgcaaagaaaagaagaagctCACTGTCCTCGAGTTTAATGTGATGATTAAAGCTTATGGGATAGGAAAATGCTATGATAAAGCATGCCAATTGTTTGATTGTATGAAGAAATTTGGTGTTGTTGCAGACAAATGCAGCTACAGTTCTCTCATACATATTTTGGCCAGTGCTGACAAGCCGCACGATGCAAGATCTTATCTTGAAAGAATGCAGAAAGCAGGACTTGTGAGTGACTGTGTTCCATATTGTGTTGTGATAAAAAGCTTCGCGAAGTTAGGGCAATTGAAAATGGCTGAAGAATTATACCAAACGATGCTTGGATACTCCGTGCAGCCTGATGTGATTATTTATGGTGTTTTTATCAATGCTTTTGCTGATGCAGGAAGTGTTAAAGAAGCCAACAAATATGTTAATGAAATGCGAAAGGCAGGATTGCCAGGGAATCCAACTATATATAACTCTTTAATTAAGTTGTATACTAAATTAGGCTACCTGTTAGAAGCTCAAGAAACATACAAATTGCTTCAATCGTCAGATGAAGGTCCTTCTACATTTTCTTCTAATTGTATGATTGATCTTTATACTGAACTTGTTATGGTTGAACAAGCAAAAGAGATATTTGAGAgcttgaagaagaaagaaattgcaAATGAGTTTTCGTATGCAATGATGCTATGTATGTATAAGAAAATCGGAAGATTGGATGAAGCCATTCAAATTGCAACACATATGAGAAGACTAGGTCTTTTGACTGATGTATTGAGTTATAATAATGTGCTTGGTTTGTATTCTTTGGATAGGAGACTAAGGGAAGCTACAGAAACTTTCAAAGAAATGATAAAATCTGGCATTCAACCAGACGATTTCACATTTAGAGCTCTTGCTAACATTTTACTGAATTGTGGAGTTTCAAAGCGGGCGGTTGGCAGGCTAGAAGTAATGGTGAAAAGGGATTCTCCTCATGGTTTGCAAGGATGGATGGTGGCACTCTCATGTGCATCTGAAGGCGATAATTCTCCAAAAGAATAGATGTGCTTAATGATGGAGCCTACATTAGAAAAGCATGATTGGAATTTACCTGGTCTGGCTTTCCTCTGGTGCTGGGTTTCCTTTAATTTGGTTACTTGGCTGAGGCTATGATTGGAGCATTTCAAGCACGGCATTTAGAGTTACTAATGGTAATTTCTATTATAATCTGTTATAATTAGGCAAAGTATATGGgaatatatgaaatatgaaGATAGGATAAATTGGTATCAGTTATATTTTGTTCCAGAGTTGCTGCACGTTGCTATTCATTTCTTACTTCACCATTTTCTCCGCCAGAATAATTCCAAGATTTGAAAGAGTATACTTTTACCTAGTCATAACTAGAATTCTCCCCTGTTTTGCAGGATTCTTGGATGGGAAAAAGTTTTGACTCCTTTTACGCGTATTCTTGAAGGTCAGTAATGGGAATTGGAGTTTTGACACTCTTTGGTTGGAACTAAATGAACAgcttttcccttttttcctcATTTCAAGGACGTAAGTCATTTAGTATACACGAGGAATAGGAATAGAATGAGTAAGAAAATAGAGGAAATCTAGAAATATCATAccaatattttaaatgtatagtATGGAAATTAATCAAAAGATTTTCAAACTAAATTGATCTCACTACTGGGCCAATGAATTAATTCTGTATCTAATTATCGGTGGTTCGTATTTGGAATGTATTTTCCCTctattgttttagtttaatatgTGCAATTAGCCCTTGATGATATTTGTTAAGTAAATGTTCAGATAAATTGTGCACAGTTTTCggaagttttttgtttttttttctggagATATCAGTCCTACTTGCTAGCTTCTTTGTTGTTTGGAGAAGATATGGTTTGTCAGTAGAGGTTCTTAATCCTGCACACCTCATTGTTCAGGtatactttaatattattaccTGAAGCCAGCATGATTGTCAAAATGTTGAACTAACTTTATACTTTAGCTGCATTCTAGTGCCATTTGAAACTAAATGAAACTATATCCTGGAAAGTTTGTTATTACATATGCAAGTCTTTACTCGACATACTGGTGGTCAGTACACAATTATTATTTCTCAGAGTTACATACTTAAATATCATGCAATTCAAACATGTGTGAGgactttttctttgtatttcaGCCCATTTTAGGACTCAAACGGTCATGTACTCTATGGAATGCCTGAATCTGACAATTGTTTTGGCCAAGTCCAAGCTTACGTTTTCATCCCAATAGAAAGTAAGCAATTTTGCATGTTATCTTTTGGGGGAGACCTTTTCATTATTTATGTCTAGTATATTTATCACTTTTTTCCGACTTTTTTCAGcttgaagaaaaagtaattttgTTGCCGGCAAATCTATTGGAAAGCTATAGAAAGCTACCAGAGAAGTATGGTTGCATCCCCATTTGGTTTTCCCcaattatacaattttagtcattctattttaataaaattgcaaatgccaaatttcaataaaatttgaataacttctcctttgttttaaatttttcattttctattgaCAAGAATAGCACAATTGCATAAACCCTCTCGTCcttcttttcaaaattaccaTAACTCccttgtttaaatatcattaaatcaTAAAGTTCCATCTGATTTTCTTGAACAAAATGTTATAATGTCAATTATGCTGTAATATTTATGTGGTGCTTTTTTTGTATGGCTTTTCTTTATCCAgattagttaaaatattttactacaGTATATATGCACTTCAGTATCTCAATATACTATGTAATAGTTGAGATGAGACTCTATCTATTCTGAAAAAGTGTTGCAAACATGGAACTCTTTTGTTCGATCGTGCCTTTTGGAGCTGGAATTTTAAAATCAgtattggaaaagaaaaacctatAATAATCATGTTAAAACAAAAAGTCCTATCAAAGCTTCAAATATCCTTTCATAATTGATTTTACGTTGCAAAATTAGACTCTAGTTGAATATTGTTTGTAAGAACATTTCAATTGAAGTTTTATTGTAATTAGAACATTTCAATTAGACTCTACTATcaaatagtaatttttatttcttttcgaCTTCTATTTAcgatattgtttttttttttttatttcatttgctTATAGTCCAATTCAACTTGAGATATGATACATTCGTTCAATATttcatcaaaaaaatattgtagaaAAGTTAAAGTAACTGGTGTTCTAAAATGGAGCGACTACACTTTCTTTATCTGTTACTCTTAGATTATAAGTTTTTCTTCCAAAGAGAAAAGGATGAATATGTTATATCTCATAGAAGATGAAGTTATAGTCTAGAATAACTTTACGAAACAATACCgactttttaaaaacattatgcTTGTTTATAGTAATGGATatcaaagaataaaattagtaatagaTAAAAgattaatacttttaataaatactcGTAAATAGTAGATACATGTCTTCTAATTATCCACTTGTCCATAATTGTGTATAAATATTATGGTATTCCTATTCTTAGATAATTGGTATTTGTTGTCAgtagtttttaaaacaaattaagtaataaacactaataattgaaaaactatttaaagtttagttttatatatttcttgttctttatttaaacttatggaattataattatttaaaaatattaaatttatttaattttatattttgtagctttatgtttatatttttcacaggctcattttttttgtaggttaaaagctctttttggtctcAATTTTTGTTcggaaaattcgttttggtccctgagttgaatttgtgttcaatttcgtcccaaagaacaaatttaatgttcaatttggtccttttgagtaactccgttaaaattgttaacgtcAACGTGTCCAGCTCTGCAAGTGCTGAGTGAGGTGTCATTTCTTTGCTGACTGGGAGTTCTTTTTAGCcgttagaaatttttaaattgaatttcttaatcaggttttttattttgggaataaattgAAGAGAGTGGATTCTAAATGAGGGTTTTTATTTCCCAATCTTTTTCCCTTAGTTAACGAGCCATGTCTGctttccattcttcttcatcttcttggaATACCTTGGGCCGCCGTACTTCTCATCATTCCCCTTGGGGTGGTTCAATTGGGCCAGGGGTAATCCCCATTTGCAATTGTGGTGAGATGGTAGTAGTAAAAATGGCTAGAACTCCAAAGAATGCGAGAAGATATTTTTGGGGTTGTCGAAACTACAAGGTAATGTGAATATAAACCCTACATTTTTGTTGATTAATTAACATTGTGTTTGAGATTTTTCTTGTTGATGAATAATAGAGTGAAGCTGGTAATGGCATGTGTTGCAACTATTTCAAGTGGTgcagtaaaaaaaatgatgacgAAAAGGATGTTATTATTGGGAGGCAAAGGGGGAAGATTTATGATCTGGAAAACGCACTCAAAGCTTTGAAGAAAAAGATCCAATTATTAGTAGTAGTGACTGGTTTTCTTAGTGTAGTTAACATAGttatgttttgtgtattttggtTGAAGTGATGATGTTTGAAGAGGTGGTCCCAGTGTGGTTGAACGTACTGATTTAAGGTCAATGGAGTTGAAATGTTGTGATGTTTAGGTTATGGCTATATTTCTTGTActaaatgatgaaattttatatattaagtaattgttcaatttagtcccagTTTATGTTTATTAGTTATAAATTTGGTCCCTATGTTGACTACTGATGTGTTGTTAAAGCAATAAAACACAACATGATTGAAATTGTACAAAGCATTAAAATGATAACTTTGCATAAACAGAACCAATGTAATCATTACATTGACCATTCCAACAAATTAAGTGCTTAATGTTTGACatcaaaagaaatttaaagcACATCCAAAACATATCCTGTGGCTAATGTTTACCACACAACTGACCAAAtccaaataaacaaaagtaCAACAATTTTAGAACATTATAAAGGACGTTGTCTTCTAATGGGTAACTTGTCGGGCCTGATTGGTGGGGATTCAGATTGTTGTGTCATTTCCTCAGCAGGTGGTTGGGATGGTTGTGTAATTTCCTCAGTTGGTTGTTGGGGTGGTGGTTGGGATGGTCCTGGTAGGTCTGTTTGATGTTGAGTAGGGCATTTATTTCTCTTATGTCCAACTTGACGACAAATACTACATTTCTTCCGGTGACCACCTTTGGTCATCTGGGTCTCATCCCTCCTTAGCTCTCATTGCTCcaaccttctcttcttctttggtcTGCCAGGTAATTTTCTGTTGAATGGTGGGAGGACGTCTACGTAGGGTGTTCTTTCCCATAACAGGTGGTCGTTCATTGGAAATATGATGGAGGCATATGCTTCTTCATACGTTGATCGTCTGAACCAAATGGGTACATAGTTTTCTGGATCTAAATTTAGGAACTTCATGGCTGCAATTGCATGGCAGCATGGGATCCCAGTAAGAAGCCATTTCCTGCACGTACAATCTTGGATGTCCAGGTTAACTGCAAACTTGTTTGTAATCTATGCATAATGCCTAACTTCAAAGATTTTTTCNGCAGACCAACTGTCATTAAGNCATAAATGAATAgaagttaagaaatatttgatgAATAACAATCAGCCTACCATAAGAtccaatttgaaatgaaaagcaTACCTAGGGAtccaattttttgataaattggCCTCTTTTGTAAGTCTCTTTCTAATCTTGGGGCAGATATCAAAGTCCATATTACATGATTTGATTCTATTGGTTGCCCATCTTTTCATGAGGAAAACTCTAATTTCTTCAAGCATGGTTATAATGGGCTTTCCTCGTGCCTCAAGAATCACACTATTAAAACCTTCACTCATGTTATTGGTTAGAGTATCACAAACTAACCTACCTGTAAATCTAGATCTTGACCAATATCTGTTACAAGCAAGATAAATCATTGTTATATGCACTGTACAAGTGATCAATGTACTcataatgtataaataatacCTTGGCGTGATAACAATTAGATATTTGTAAGCCTCTTCATTCACTTCCTTCATATTTAGCATCTCTTTTTCCCAAGCTTGGGGATATGTACTTGCAGCAGCTTTCCACATTAGATTCTTCAACTTTTGGCCAGAGAACTTCTTCCTAAATTTGCATACATGTGTCGCATGCAAAATTTATGCTCTGCCTTAGGTAAAAGTTGTTCAATAGTTGGCAACAAACCCTATTTGTAACAGGGAccgatttgaaattttttaattgaaaatagggaccaaattgaacaatgTAATTGAaaacagggaccaaattgaacattttaattGTAAATAGGGACCAAATACAATACGAATTgtacaattattattatgaaacagAATAGAAAACTGCACGTACCTTTTGTTGATCAGACATAAAAGTGCATACATTGCCAACTTCAGTACCCCCAAGGTCTTCTATCAACAACTCTAGAAACCATGACCAACTGTCTTTGTTCTCAACTTCCACAACTGCGTATGCCAGAGGTAACATCTGGTCATTAGGATCTCTCCCAATAGCTGTTAATAACTCTCCCTTATACAACCCTTTCAGAAAACATCCATCCAAATGAATAAATGGCCTACAACACACGAAGCTAACCTTGCAAGCTTTCAAACACACATAGAATCTCCGAAAAACTGATTGCCCATTTCCACTATCCACTTTA
This genomic interval from Vigna radiata var. radiata cultivar VC1973A chromosome 8, Vradiata_ver6, whole genome shotgun sequence contains the following:
- the LOC106769882 gene encoding pentatricopeptide repeat-containing protein At3g23020 — encoded protein: MLANLLGFTNTLPSPPDSSAFIPTKTYHSPNKYPFNKLSLDKNADSSTPKKRVDKKLHSTCSTRWVSHGGRIPSLLHALDTIHDLDNALRQWEETLSSREISAILKAQVSWQRALQIFEWFKEKGCYDLNVIHYNIMLWTLGRARKWGLVENLWGEMNAKGVAPVNSTYGTLIDVYSKGGLKEEALAWLQRMQNQGMEPDEVTMGIVVLLYKRGGEFRKAEEFFRRWIRGEPFRLGVSHNFAVYDKGSRANICLSSNTYTTLIDTYGKGGQFRAACETFARMIRQGMTLNTVTLNSMIHLYGNCGRLQQACLLFQKMGEFRCRPDTWTYNILISAYIKNNNVNMAAKCLARMKQSCLEPDVVSYRILLCAYSPRKMVQEAEELVREMDERNLAIDDFTQSALTRMYVESGMLEQSWLWFRRFHLAGNISSACYSANIDAYGERGYTLEAEKVFMCCKEKKKLTVLEFNVMIKAYGIGKCYDKACQLFDCMKKFGVVADKCSYSSLIHILASADKPHDARSYLERMQKAGLVSDCVPYCVVIKSFAKLGQLKMAEELYQTMLGYSVQPDVIIYGVFINAFADAGSVKEANKYVNEMRKAGLPGNPTIYNSLIKLYTKLGYLLEAQETYKLLQSSDEGPSTFSSNCMIDLYTELVMVEQAKEIFESLKKKEIANEFSYAMMLCMYKKIGRLDEAIQIATHMRRLGLLTDVLSYNNVLGLYSLDRRLREATETFKEMIKSGIQPDDFTFRALANILLNCGVSKRAVGRLEVMVKRDSPHGLQGWMVALSCASEGDNSPKE
- the LOC111242344 gene encoding uncharacterized protein LOC111242344, yielding MSAFHSSSSSWNTLGRRTSHHSPWGGSIGPGVIPICNCGEMVVVKMARTPKNARRYFWGCRNYKSEAGNGMCCNYFKWCSKKNDDEKDVIIGRQRGKIYDLENALKALKKKIQLLVVVTGFLSVVNIVMFCVFWLK